The window gtacataagtattatgagcttgatgtagttaaagtattgcagtaaaagtacataagtattatgcgcttgatgtagttaaagtattgcagtaaaagtacataagtattatgagcttgatgtagttaaagtattgcagtaaaagtacataagtattatgagcttgatgtagttaaagtattgcagtaaaagtacataagtattatgagcttgatgtagttaaagtattgcagtaaaagtacataagtattatgagcttgatgtagttaaagtattgcagtaaaagtacataagtattatgagcttgatgtagttaaagtattgcagtaaaagtagtggtttggtccctctgactgatatattattatatatgacatcattagattattaatagtgaagcatcagtgttagagcagcatgttactgttgtagctgctggaggtggagctagtttacactactttatatacagttagctagtttagtccagtggttcccaacctaggggtcgggcccctccaaagggtcagcagataaatctgaggggtggtgagatgattgatgggagaggaaagaagaaaaaacaaagttctgatacacaaatctgttttcagtttttggactttttctctaatctttgatttttgctgaaatattggatcatttgaacatttattgaaatgaaagcatgtgagaagtttagagggaaaaatcactatttggtggagctgttaacaactcatagacatgtgaaatgtgaccccgactacacactgctttttgtaagacgtcaaaagacaaaaaggttggaaaccactggtttcatctttaacaatgtgttgtattttaaaagcttgttatattatccattgtgtcaaatcttcatctgaaaagtaactaaagctgtcaaataaatgtagtggagtagaaagtacaatatttccctctgaaatgtagtggataCATTTGAGTTCGTCATATCAGGTGGATATTTGacacatttacactttttaGCATctatttccctctttgtgtttcagctttaatgttcatttgctTTAAGACTCAATAAACTGTGATAATTTGCtcagttgttgtttgtttattgtttattattccAGTCAattttgtgcacattttaaaataaagtcatgTTTAACCCTCTCAGTGCCGGCCAAACCGatccagctgtcaatcaacagatCAATAACCTCTCTCAGTTCATCTGAACTTTTACTCTGAACGAGTCAAACAGCTTTgagtaaatgtttgttgttgttatttattgattatgagGCTGTTACAGATCAGTGAGATTTCACAGTCGACACATTAACAGTTTctgataaaatgtgttttataatcAGAATCTGAATATTCTACATATTTATAattcacatcaaatatttatttcatcttcatattatatattatatacatattaaatataaacataaacattattaGACACGCTGGAGTCAATGAGCCTGTCAATCAGCAGTAATATGTGGtcctgaggtcagaggtcaccgcCGGTCTCAGATCCATCAACACAAACCaaacatcttcatcttcatcttcatcttcattaaTACTttcatcattaattcatcaaaaacaaagattctctctgtgtgtttttaaagaatgaTAATAAGCTcctgattaataattaactaGCTTCTCGCACATTTTTGTCCCTAATTGGCTTCCTTATTAAAACAATCAACAGCggaataaatacaaataaatgttttaaaaagctgaaaataaaacaaagaatctgatttacagcaaattaaaaaaataatgaaaacgtgtttttgaataaattattgtttatattatatatttaaatacgTGATTTTATATCCGACATTAAACACGATTACagtttattaataattattacagtcatgtttattaatgtgttgtgtttctgtcatatTGGCTTATAATTCTTTCTTTAgacttttgtttgatttttaatatttgatcagaacttaaaggaaacatttatatttacagaaataaatatctagttttattattatttatttattctgtcacgaaacacacaacaaataatcacagatgaaaacacacaaatacaacaaacagacacacaaaaccaacaacatgaaacaaagtGTGAACAGCAGCATCATTTATaactttattacatttaattaacGAGAATAAACTTCagatcaaatcaatattttcaatcctgtaaaacaaataaaagttttattcaCTGATGTCATcaatattaattataataatctaataatataatataatataataatgtgcTGCTGTCATatatattaattcattattaattacAAACATCAGACGGTTTTTATTTCAGTCCGCGCAGATTCTGATCTGAATAAAAtcacttttaattgttttaatttattctgtttaacgtgttttaaattagatttattgattaaaccagataaaacatttaaatcatgtttAGTTGAAGTTTATTTTCTCAGTCCTTCGTGAGATTATTAAATAAcggattattttatttaaaactaaaCCTGATTCACCAGATTAGActcctgttttttctcttttagtcgtttatttctgtttattaGTTGTAATTTTTGGACTCTTACCTCTGGACTCGCTGTCAGAAGACGAGCTGCTGTGACTTTTATCCACGAAGTCCAGCTCAGACTGACCCGGGTCAGAGTAGACCTGTCCCGGGTCAGAGTAGGGCTGTCCCGGGTCAGAGTAGACCTGTCCCGGGTCAGAGTAGGCTTGTCCCGGGTCAGAGTAGGGCCGACAGTCCGCTAAGATATCCCGGATCAGGAAGGAGGAGCTGACGGAGCGGGGCTGCAGCTGACCGGGCAGCAGAACAGAGTCCAGCCGGGGAACAGGCTCTCTCCGCGGGGAGGGAGGCGCCGAGcagccgctgctgctgctgctgctgctgcccggGCTGAGCTCCGGAGCCTCTGGCCGGGAGAGGAGCGCGGCGGGCGGCGTGAGGGAGAGCAGGGAGTCGATGCGGAACCTGGAACAGCCGGAGGCGGAAACCTCCATCTCCGTCCGGACTGTGATGATGATTTCAGTCAGATGTTCAGCAGAAACATCTCAACACACCCAGCAGAGGTCCGGCGGCGGGAAATGTGAcgcaaaaactgaaaatattactTTGGTTATGACGTCATTCTCCTCGTCAAAGTTTTACAAATTCCAGATTTAACtcgaaaaaacaaaaagtacaaaataaagccaaaacagtttaactgctgattgattattgatccaGATCAGACACTGAGCTGATCGATCAGCagatttcagcaccacagacagagacagagaagattTATTAAactgctcctcctccagctgagtgtgtgtgtgtgtgtgtgtgtgtgtgtgtgtgtgtgtgtgtgtgtgtttaaatttgtcttcctcctcctcctcctcctcctcttttctcttgtctttgttttcatcatcCTTCCTCTCaccttctcttctcctcttctgtctcttcctccaaATATTTCTGAACAAATTTGCTTCCCTGAAACTCCTCCAatttatcattaataatcaaTATATTAACAGCTAATAAATGGTcaataacacactataatgcagctataagcagatataaggacattttaattgtttagtACTGTTCAGTATTTATTCTAACTcctcctatgaagacatattttatattattacagctgtgttttactatattttcattcattgtctgtttatacagcagcaaa of the Thunnus maccoyii chromosome 9, fThuMac1.1, whole genome shotgun sequence genome contains:
- the barhl1a gene encoding barH-like homeobox 1a, encoding MEVSASGCSRFRIDSLLSLTPPAALLSRPEAPELSPGSSSSSSSGCSAPPSPRREPVPRLDSVLLPGQLQPRSVSSSFLIRDILADCRPYSDPGQAYSDPGQVYSDPGQPYSDPGQVYSDPGQSELDFVDKSHSSSSSDSESRVQDGASDPAAGRLKKPRKARTAFSDQQLSRLERSFQKQKYLSVQDRMELAASLQLSDTQVKTWYQNRRTKWKRQSAVGLELLAEASRMFLPTPYLYPPAPPTLDLYLYRGHAHHHHPAPPLLPRILTHTEPHPR